A portion of the Edaphobacter lichenicola genome contains these proteins:
- a CDS encoding ribonuclease J gives MAQDKLKMIPLGGLGEFGMNCMALRWQDDIIVIDAGLMFPEEELLGVDIVVPDISYLTENREKVRAILLTHGHEDHIGGLPWILSELNVPVYGTEFTLALVEGKLEEHRLLDDADLNEMIPGKRLTLGPFSIMPIRVTHSLVDCVALAIHTPVGVVLHTGDFKIDLSPPDNKPFDLHSFAELGKQGVLALLQDSTNVDRNGYTPSERAVRPKLDEIFAQTKKKLFFSCFSSSIHRIRLAMELAHTHGRKVAIIGRSLDNSTEIAQDLGYLDLPQGLVINPGQIRDFPANKLLIMISGTQGEPMSALSRAAVNNHKFAHIDAGDTVLLSSRVIPGNEKSIYRMIDHLERRDAKVIHDDGQSGLIHVSGHGSQEELRLMINLVRPKFFIPVHGDYRHLKRHAELAGSMGVVEKTILLEDGDVLELDKGSATKTGKITVGRVCIDSGGTSTDVVEDIVIRDRKHLSEDGIVLPIIQINKRTGLVENAPEIVMRGMAIPEEGLIVEARHVVQRTLEGSSAEEKADYGVIKEKIRNDLKRYIQKSTSRRPLIMPVILEI, from the coding sequence ATGGCACAAGATAAATTGAAGATGATACCGCTGGGGGGCCTCGGCGAGTTTGGAATGAATTGTATGGCCCTCCGCTGGCAGGATGACATTATCGTCATCGATGCCGGTTTGATGTTTCCTGAGGAAGAGTTGCTGGGTGTGGACATTGTTGTCCCCGATATCAGCTATTTGACTGAAAACCGCGAGAAGGTTCGCGCAATTCTTTTGACGCATGGACATGAAGACCACATTGGTGGACTGCCGTGGATTCTGTCCGAGCTGAACGTTCCGGTGTATGGGACGGAGTTTACGCTGGCGCTGGTGGAAGGCAAGCTGGAAGAGCACCGGCTGCTGGATGACGCAGATTTGAACGAGATGATTCCCGGCAAGCGGCTGACGCTGGGGCCCTTTTCGATCATGCCGATTCGCGTGACTCACTCGCTGGTGGACTGCGTGGCGTTGGCGATTCACACTCCAGTGGGAGTGGTGCTGCATACGGGCGACTTCAAGATCGATCTGTCGCCGCCGGATAACAAGCCGTTCGATTTGCATTCGTTTGCAGAGTTGGGCAAGCAGGGCGTGCTCGCGCTGCTTCAGGACTCGACCAACGTGGATCGCAATGGATATACGCCGAGTGAGCGTGCCGTGCGGCCGAAGCTAGATGAGATCTTTGCACAGACGAAGAAGAAGCTTTTCTTTAGCTGCTTCTCTTCTTCAATCCATCGGATTCGGCTGGCGATGGAGCTGGCGCACACGCATGGGCGTAAGGTTGCGATCATCGGGCGGTCGCTGGATAACTCGACCGAGATTGCCCAGGATCTTGGGTATCTTGATCTGCCGCAGGGGTTGGTGATTAATCCGGGGCAGATTCGGGACTTTCCTGCGAATAAATTGCTGATCATGATTAGCGGGACGCAAGGCGAGCCGATGAGCGCGCTGAGTCGGGCCGCGGTGAATAATCACAAGTTCGCGCATATCGATGCCGGTGACACCGTGTTGCTAAGTTCGCGTGTGATTCCGGGAAATGAGAAGTCGATCTACCGGATGATCGATCACTTGGAGCGGCGCGATGCGAAGGTGATTCATGATGACGGCCAGTCTGGATTGATCCACGTGAGCGGGCATGGGAGCCAGGAGGAGCTGAGGTTGATGATCAACCTTGTTCGTCCGAAGTTCTTTATTCCGGTGCATGGGGATTATCGCCACCTGAAGCGGCATGCTGAGCTGGCCGGGTCGATGGGCGTGGTTGAGAAGACGATTCTGCTGGAGGACGGCGACGTTCTGGAGCTGGATAAAGGTTCGGCTACGAAGACTGGGAAGATTACGGTCGGACGGGTTTGCATCGATTCAGGTGGAACTTCGACCGATGTTGTGGAAGACATTGTCATTCGCGATCGGAAGCATCTGAGCGAGGATGGCATTGTGCTGCCGATTATTCAGATCAACAAGCGAACGGGCCTGGTTGAGAATGCTCCCGAGATTGTGATGCGAGGTATGGCGATTCCTGAGGAAGGCCTGATCGTTGAGGCGCGGCACGTTGTGCAGCGGACGCTGGAGGGGTCTTCGGCGGAAGAGAAGGCTGACTATGGCGTGATCAAGGAGAAGATCCGCAATGATTTGAAGCGGTATATCCAGAAGAGCACGAGCAGGCGGCCTTTGATTATGCCGGTGATTCTGGAGATCTGA
- a CDS encoding prolyl oligopeptidase family serine peptidase: MRRCFGLTFLICSAVSLPVHAQLTAPVAPVRPVTDVYFGTSVVDPYRWMESGGQELLDYMKAENAVTEQALKPFAAQDAEILAELTKLADTVPVVRAVTRNLDDYFYLETPPGKNDALLMTRAVSGGAERLLLDPSTMAETGKHAAIDYFVPSPDGQYVAVGVSLGGSENSVLYVLETATGKRMSEAISRAQEAQPSWTDDSKGFYFARLQLMAPGAAASTKYDNMRVYFHRLGTEETSDVPVFGPDITKDPVLPKYGEVSVAVVPGTKMLLAEQVTGVVESPALWVRRVENGPWIKVMGHEDGLLTHVIHGSRIYVLTKSGPGGATTTGSVMSFDLATESFAKSRIVVPESKLILSARSGSGMYAAQDALYVYGFRDGLGELLRVTYAEGAKPEKVSLPISGTVDGGDADVRRPGVVLAMEGWTTPRLVYAYSSGSKSFADTGLQPKSPVDMSGIASEEVLAKSADGTMVPLSILYRKGMAMDGTNPTLLEAYGAYGYSILPYFDVSLLPWLQRGGVAAFAHVRGGGERGEAWHVAGMKTTKQHTIDDFVGSAGYLIEHKYTSASHLGIEGTSAGGIAVGGFLTQHPELVGAVLYRVGITDILRSEQRATGGENAFEYGTVKTEPEFRAMYAISPYAHVQDGAKYPAVMLETGANDPRVTSWMLTKMTARLQAANKSSNPVLLRVDFDAGHGVGSNRAQRLKLQADEYVFLGWRLGMKGFDSPAAP; encoded by the coding sequence ATGCGTCGCTGCTTTGGATTGACTTTCCTTATTTGCTCGGCTGTTTCGCTGCCCGTTCACGCTCAACTTACCGCGCCAGTCGCTCCCGTTCGGCCAGTGACGGATGTTTATTTTGGTACGTCGGTTGTTGATCCCTATCGGTGGATGGAGAGTGGCGGGCAGGAGCTGCTGGATTACATGAAGGCGGAGAACGCTGTGACGGAGCAGGCGTTAAAGCCCTTTGCGGCGCAGGATGCAGAGATACTGGCGGAGTTGACGAAACTGGCGGACACGGTGCCTGTGGTGCGTGCGGTGACGCGTAATCTGGATGACTATTTTTATCTGGAGACACCGCCGGGCAAGAACGATGCGCTGTTGATGACGCGGGCTGTGTCGGGTGGAGCGGAGCGATTGCTGCTTGACCCGTCGACCATGGCGGAGACAGGCAAGCATGCGGCGATTGACTACTTTGTGCCGTCGCCGGATGGACAGTATGTGGCGGTTGGGGTGTCGCTGGGTGGCTCGGAGAACTCGGTGCTGTACGTGCTGGAGACGGCGACGGGTAAGAGGATGTCGGAGGCGATCTCACGTGCGCAGGAGGCTCAGCCTTCGTGGACGGACGACAGCAAAGGGTTCTATTTTGCTCGTCTTCAACTGATGGCTCCTGGGGCGGCGGCTTCGACGAAGTATGACAATATGCGGGTCTACTTTCATCGGCTGGGGACAGAGGAGACGAGCGATGTGCCGGTGTTCGGTCCGGATATAACGAAGGATCCTGTGCTGCCGAAGTATGGAGAGGTTTCGGTCGCGGTGGTGCCGGGGACGAAGATGCTATTGGCTGAGCAGGTGACTGGTGTGGTGGAGTCGCCAGCGCTGTGGGTGCGGCGTGTTGAGAACGGCCCGTGGATCAAGGTGATGGGACATGAAGACGGCCTGCTCACTCATGTGATTCACGGGAGCCGAATCTATGTGTTGACGAAGAGTGGGCCGGGAGGAGCGACGACTACGGGTAGCGTGATGAGCTTCGATCTGGCGACGGAGAGTTTTGCCAAGAGCCGCATCGTGGTGCCCGAGAGCAAGCTGATTCTTTCTGCGAGAAGTGGGTCAGGAATGTATGCGGCGCAGGATGCGCTTTATGTGTACGGCTTCCGCGATGGGTTGGGGGAGTTGCTACGCGTGACGTATGCGGAGGGGGCAAAGCCGGAGAAGGTGTCGCTGCCGATCAGTGGGACGGTGGATGGTGGCGATGCAGATGTGCGCCGGCCAGGCGTCGTGCTGGCGATGGAGGGATGGACGACACCGAGGCTGGTGTATGCGTACTCGTCGGGGAGCAAAAGCTTCGCGGATACGGGGCTGCAGCCGAAGAGTCCGGTAGATATGTCGGGGATCGCGTCGGAGGAGGTGTTGGCGAAGAGCGCGGATGGGACGATGGTTCCGCTTTCGATTCTTTATCGCAAAGGCATGGCGATGGATGGAACGAATCCGACGCTGCTTGAGGCGTATGGCGCGTATGGGTACTCGATTTTGCCGTACTTCGATGTGAGCCTGCTGCCTTGGCTGCAACGTGGCGGGGTGGCTGCGTTTGCACACGTTCGCGGTGGCGGGGAGCGCGGTGAGGCTTGGCATGTTGCAGGGATGAAGACGACCAAGCAGCATACGATCGATGATTTTGTGGGGAGCGCGGGCTATCTGATCGAGCATAAGTACACGTCGGCGTCGCACCTTGGGATTGAAGGGACGAGTGCAGGCGGAATTGCGGTGGGTGGTTTTTTGACGCAGCATCCTGAGCTTGTCGGCGCTGTGCTTTATCGCGTGGGGATCACCGATATTCTGCGTAGCGAACAGCGGGCTACGGGCGGGGAGAACGCGTTTGAGTATGGAACGGTGAAGACAGAACCGGAGTTTCGGGCGATGTATGCGATCAGTCCGTATGCGCATGTGCAGGATGGGGCGAAGTATCCGGCGGTGATGCTGGAGACGGGGGCGAACGATCCGCGAGTGACGAGCTGGATGCTGACGAAGATGACGGCGCGGTTGCAGGCTGCGAATAAATCGTCGAATCCGGTGCTACTTCGAGTGGATTTCGATGCTGGACACGGGGTTGGGTCGAACCGTGCGCAGAGGCTTAAGCTACAGGCCGATGAATATGTCTTTCTCGGGTGGAGGCTGGGGATGAAGGGCTTCGATTCGCCGGCTGCGCCGTAG
- the rpiA gene encoding ribose 5-phosphate isomerase A yields the protein MTNESQTDPAIDAKRRAAVWAASQIEDGMAVGLGSGSTSALVIEEVGRRVKEGLRITGIATSEASQKLALELKIPMSDFAHLPQLDLTIDGADEVQEGTLNLIKGHGGALLREKIVATASKKLLIAVDPRKMVKTLGAVFTLPVEIVPFGYETTVKRLRDLGFELELRVKDDGKPYVTDGQHYIVHCKLPQVGFNAEQAAKSLKQTLGVVEHGLFLGMASRVVIGGPEGIQVLEATK from the coding sequence ATGACAAACGAATCGCAGACCGATCCGGCTATCGATGCTAAGCGCAGAGCTGCAGTGTGGGCAGCGTCGCAGATTGAAGATGGAATGGCGGTCGGGTTGGGCTCCGGCTCGACTTCGGCGCTGGTGATCGAAGAGGTGGGGCGGCGGGTAAAAGAGGGTCTACGGATTACTGGGATTGCTACGTCTGAGGCTTCGCAGAAGCTGGCGCTGGAGTTGAAGATTCCGATGAGCGATTTTGCTCATCTGCCGCAGCTTGACCTGACGATTGATGGTGCGGATGAGGTGCAGGAAGGAACGCTGAATCTGATCAAGGGGCATGGTGGTGCTCTGCTGCGCGAGAAGATTGTGGCGACGGCGAGCAAAAAACTTTTGATCGCGGTGGATCCGAGGAAGATGGTGAAGACGCTGGGAGCAGTGTTTACGCTGCCGGTGGAGATTGTGCCGTTTGGATATGAGACGACTGTGAAACGGTTGCGGGATCTGGGTTTTGAACTCGAACTACGCGTGAAGGACGATGGGAAACCTTACGTGACAGACGGGCAGCATTACATCGTCCATTGCAAGCTGCCGCAGGTCGGGTTCAATGCAGAGCAGGCCGCGAAGAGCTTGAAACAGACGCTGGGGGTGGTCGAGCATGGCCTGTTTTTGGGGATGGCGAGCCGGGTGGTGATTGGTGGACCTGAGGGAATACAGGTTCTTGAGGCTACAAAGTAA
- a CDS encoding MarR family winged helix-turn-helix transcriptional regulator, which translates to MTIKPLSPHELRVWHAFMLMGEDVLGRVGRDIAQATGLSGSEFGVLSRLAAIGKGEMRQQALASVMAWDKSRLSHQLTRMQERALIERRRTDGKTVLVALTKLGREKLDAARPIHAVSVRRNLLSRLTQEQIDTIVRVSNLLGEED; encoded by the coding sequence ATGACTATAAAACCGCTATCCCCACACGAGCTTCGTGTCTGGCATGCCTTCATGCTCATGGGCGAAGACGTGCTGGGTCGCGTTGGGCGGGACATCGCACAGGCAACCGGACTTTCAGGTTCTGAGTTTGGTGTATTGTCTCGCCTCGCCGCAATTGGCAAAGGTGAGATGCGGCAACAAGCGCTGGCCAGTGTGATGGCCTGGGATAAGAGTCGCCTCTCTCATCAGCTGACGCGCATGCAGGAACGAGCGCTTATTGAGCGCCGTCGTACTGACGGGAAGACTGTCCTTGTTGCGCTTACCAAACTCGGCAGAGAAAAGCTGGATGCTGCTCGCCCGATCCATGCGGTTTCAGTTCGGCGGAATCTATTGTCGCGACTGACTCAGGAACAGATCGACACCATCGTGCGGGTGAGCAATCTTCTCGGCGAAGAAGACTAG
- a CDS encoding class I SAM-dependent methyltransferase, translating to MSTIAGNASHKDEIECDHDLHAVLCGLEADSSLFHPEQLRERLIALDDLDAGFGVFDSEDSTRSTDSRIHKRAKALRTQLEAANAELYQSIRADIVRGAPLHTFLKWIQGSVTQNGSGCPLPDFGFDFRDELVSGVLQLREPSEPNLHRSPEMVPYQPTPVRHILHLIAAAALVEDDVFVDLGSGLGHVPLLVSMVTGVQSLGIEVQAAYVASARECAQSLRLSRLRFTRQDARETDLSSGTVFYLYSPFNGSILTDVLKALRMESTRRPIKICSLGPCTRTIANEMWLKASTPPDMGRITVFDTQ from the coding sequence GTGTCAACCATCGCCGGTAATGCCTCCCACAAGGATGAAATCGAATGCGATCACGATCTGCATGCTGTCCTATGCGGCTTGGAGGCCGATTCTTCTCTTTTTCATCCTGAGCAACTGCGGGAGCGCCTGATCGCACTGGACGACCTTGATGCCGGATTTGGAGTCTTCGATTCCGAAGATTCCACGAGGTCAACGGATTCTCGAATTCATAAGCGTGCGAAGGCGCTCCGGACACAGCTCGAAGCCGCCAATGCGGAACTCTATCAATCTATCCGCGCCGACATTGTTCGAGGTGCTCCGCTGCATACATTCCTTAAGTGGATCCAGGGTTCAGTGACGCAAAACGGCTCAGGATGCCCATTGCCGGACTTCGGTTTCGACTTCCGAGACGAGTTGGTGAGCGGAGTTCTTCAGCTCCGCGAACCGAGTGAACCGAACCTTCACCGATCACCGGAGATGGTGCCTTATCAGCCAACGCCAGTGCGCCATATCCTCCACCTGATAGCAGCCGCCGCGCTTGTGGAAGATGACGTCTTTGTCGATCTCGGATCGGGATTGGGGCATGTGCCGCTTCTGGTGTCCATGGTGACTGGTGTCCAGAGTCTTGGTATTGAGGTGCAGGCGGCCTATGTCGCCAGTGCGCGGGAATGTGCTCAAAGCCTTCGCCTCAGCCGCCTGCGGTTTACCCGGCAGGACGCGCGCGAGACAGATCTATCGAGCGGCACCGTGTTCTATCTGTATTCGCCTTTCAACGGCTCGATATTGACCGACGTGCTAAAAGCGCTGCGAATGGAAAGTACCCGCAGGCCAATCAAAATTTGTTCACTCGGGCCCTGCACCCGCACAATTGCGAACGAGATGTGGCTGAAGGCGAGCACACCGCCCGATATGGGGCGCATTACCGTCTTCGACACTCAATGA
- a CDS encoding dihydrolipoyl dehydrogenase family protein: protein MSTPEQYDAIVIGSGEGGKYLSWHLGSQGKKIANIEDKRIGGACPNIACLPSKNVIHSAKVASFFQRGAEFGIVHGKWHVDMEAVSARRQRMIDGLRDMHLANYAKSHAEIVMGFGRFIADKTIEVALNAGGTRTLRSDYIFLDTGSRATIDPIPGLAEASPLTHIEVLELTTLPEHLLILGGGFIGLEFAQAMRRFGANVTIIERNPSLVHREDPDVVELVQQLFQDEGIDIVTNANITSVEGASGKSVIVHLSDGARLEGSHILVATGRIPNTQNMGLDTVGIKMTPAGHFQVNDRLETTAPGVWAIGDCAGSPYFTHASYDDFRIIRDNLAGGNRTKNGRQIPSVTFTDPEIAHVGLTEIEAKKQGTTYRLGKIPMAAALRSRTLDETRGFMKVLIALDDQILGFTAIGPGTGELLPVIQLAMTADMPYSAVHNLILTHPTLSEGFLNLFNSVPKL, encoded by the coding sequence ATGTCTACCCCAGAACAGTACGACGCAATCGTCATCGGCAGCGGAGAAGGTGGGAAGTACCTCTCCTGGCACCTGGGCTCTCAAGGCAAGAAGATCGCTAATATCGAAGACAAGCGCATCGGCGGAGCCTGCCCCAACATCGCCTGCCTCCCCAGCAAAAACGTCATCCACTCCGCCAAGGTCGCATCCTTCTTTCAGCGCGGCGCAGAGTTCGGCATCGTCCACGGCAAATGGCACGTCGACATGGAAGCTGTCAGCGCCCGCCGTCAACGCATGATCGACGGCCTCCGCGACATGCACCTCGCCAACTACGCAAAGTCTCACGCCGAGATCGTCATGGGCTTCGGCCGCTTCATCGCCGACAAGACCATCGAAGTCGCCCTCAACGCCGGTGGCACCCGCACCCTCCGCTCCGACTACATCTTCCTCGACACTGGCTCCCGCGCGACAATCGACCCCATCCCCGGTCTCGCCGAAGCCTCCCCACTCACCCACATCGAAGTCCTCGAGCTCACCACTCTTCCCGAACACCTCCTCATCCTTGGCGGCGGCTTCATCGGTCTCGAGTTCGCACAGGCCATGCGCCGCTTCGGAGCCAACGTCACCATCATTGAGCGCAACCCCTCTCTCGTTCACCGCGAAGACCCCGACGTAGTGGAGCTCGTCCAACAACTCTTCCAGGACGAAGGCATTGACATCGTCACCAACGCCAACATCACAAGCGTCGAAGGTGCCTCCGGCAAATCCGTCATCGTTCATCTCAGCGACGGCGCCCGCCTCGAAGGCTCACACATCCTCGTAGCGACCGGCCGCATCCCGAACACGCAAAACATGGGCCTCGACACTGTCGGCATCAAAATGACTCCCGCCGGTCACTTCCAGGTTAACGACCGCCTCGAAACCACCGCCCCCGGCGTATGGGCCATCGGCGACTGCGCCGGCTCCCCCTACTTCACCCACGCCTCCTACGACGACTTCCGCATCATTCGCGACAACCTCGCTGGAGGCAATCGCACTAAGAATGGTCGCCAAATCCCCTCCGTCACCTTCACCGATCCCGAAATAGCCCACGTCGGCCTCACCGAGATAGAAGCTAAAAAGCAGGGAACCACCTACCGTTTGGGCAAGATTCCCATGGCCGCTGCACTCCGCAGCCGCACCCTCGACGAGACCCGTGGCTTCATGAAGGTTCTCATCGCCCTGGACGACCAGATTCTCGGCTTCACCGCCATAGGCCCCGGCACCGGCGAACTCCTCCCGGTCATCCAGTTAGCCATGACCGCAGACATGCCCTACTCTGCGGTTCACAATCTCATCCTCACCCACCCCACTCTCTCCGAGGGCTTCCTCAACCTCTTCAACTCCGTCCCAAAGTTATGA
- a CDS encoding acyltransferase family protein, translating to MSQTASLPPSPSSRHRLVSIQVCRGLAAIFVVLAHLHNVELKYFPTNMMGIFQYGVLGVDLFFVISGIVISAVTVGRFSNRRYAGTFLYHRLARIFPVYWVYTAIVLVAFLYNPLWINAGAGHRVNILASFLLIPTNLGMLVMQGWTLSFELYFYFVFFLLLFFAPEKNAPFFLTFWGVFIAIAALMPVPVQPILGLITSPSVFEFLAGCLIFHLYRRGVLWPKGGFVLITVAFIWLGTLMAWSRHSHGSNQIWIEHFPWIRLGLYGSFSSIFLLGIMELERSGFIRFVRPLSLIGDWSYSIYLSHLIVIELVGRIIFHFAVYPKFAMVVVDGVALPLVLLVGYLSYTLLERPLINLLNKKPAKTLAHSVS from the coding sequence ATGTCCCAAACTGCATCACTACCGCCCTCTCCGAGTAGCAGGCATCGACTGGTCAGTATCCAAGTATGCAGGGGGCTTGCCGCCATATTTGTCGTCCTCGCACATCTCCATAACGTCGAGTTGAAGTATTTTCCGACAAATATGATGGGCATCTTTCAGTATGGTGTCCTGGGCGTCGACCTCTTTTTTGTTATCAGCGGTATCGTCATATCCGCCGTTACTGTTGGGAGATTCTCCAATCGTCGCTATGCCGGAACCTTCCTCTATCACCGTCTGGCACGTATCTTCCCTGTCTACTGGGTCTATACAGCGATTGTTTTAGTCGCTTTCCTTTACAATCCGCTTTGGATTAATGCCGGTGCTGGTCATCGCGTGAACATTCTCGCTTCCTTCCTGCTCATCCCAACCAATTTGGGGATGCTTGTCATGCAAGGTTGGACCCTTAGCTTCGAGCTGTATTTTTATTTCGTATTCTTCCTTCTTTTATTCTTCGCCCCAGAGAAAAATGCGCCGTTCTTCCTCACCTTCTGGGGAGTTTTCATCGCAATTGCGGCGCTGATGCCGGTTCCTGTCCAACCTATCCTCGGACTTATTACCAGTCCATCCGTATTTGAGTTTCTTGCCGGCTGTCTGATCTTTCATCTATATCGCCGCGGAGTTCTCTGGCCCAAGGGGGGATTTGTTCTCATTACCGTTGCTTTTATCTGGCTTGGCACTCTCATGGCCTGGAGCAGACATAGTCACGGTTCCAATCAGATCTGGATTGAGCACTTTCCCTGGATACGTCTCGGCCTCTATGGCTCTTTCTCCAGCATTTTTTTGCTCGGTATCATGGAATTGGAGCGCTCTGGGTTCATCCGATTCGTCCGTCCACTATCTCTCATCGGTGACTGGTCCTACTCTATCTATCTCTCGCATCTGATCGTGATCGAATTAGTAGGCCGAATCATATTCCATTTCGCTGTCTATCCTAAATTTGCGATGGTAGTCGTGGACGGCGTCGCACTCCCACTGGTTCTCCTGGTGGGCTACCTCAGTTACACGCTTCTTGAGCGCCCTCTGATCAACCTACTGAATAAGAAACCTGCCAAGACGCTCGCACACTCAGTTTCATAA
- a CDS encoding 2,3,4,5-tetrahydropyridine-2,6-dicarboxylate N-succinyltransferase gives MNGDLQERIEHWFAQGAAAVGNAEAEAAFFELRGKLEAGELRAAEPDASVPLGWRVNGWVKRGILLGFRIGTMTEMGGETLRFIDKHTFPVRKFVVADGVRVVPGGVSARSGAYVAKGVALIPPSYVNVGAYVDEGTMVDSHALVGSCAQVGRRVHLSAAAQIGGVLEPVNASPVIIEDDCLIGGNTGVYEGTVVRKRAVLAAGTVLTRGTPVYDLVKGEIYKATAEMPLVIPEGAVVVPGSRAVSKGKGAEWGLSLAAPVIVKYRDEKTELSLVLEEILR, from the coding sequence TTGAACGGAGATTTGCAGGAGCGGATTGAGCACTGGTTTGCACAGGGTGCGGCGGCTGTTGGGAATGCTGAGGCAGAGGCTGCTTTTTTTGAGCTGCGGGGGAAGCTGGAGGCCGGTGAGCTGCGAGCTGCAGAACCGGATGCTTCGGTGCCGCTCGGCTGGCGTGTGAATGGATGGGTGAAGCGTGGGATTTTGCTGGGTTTTCGCATTGGAACCATGACGGAGATGGGTGGAGAGACACTGCGTTTTATCGATAAACATACGTTTCCCGTGAGGAAGTTTGTCGTGGCGGATGGCGTTCGCGTGGTGCCGGGTGGTGTGAGTGCTCGGTCTGGAGCTTATGTTGCTAAGGGTGTTGCGCTGATTCCGCCTTCGTATGTGAATGTTGGGGCGTACGTGGACGAAGGGACGATGGTGGATTCGCATGCGCTGGTGGGAAGTTGTGCGCAGGTGGGTCGGCGAGTGCATCTGAGTGCGGCGGCGCAGATTGGTGGGGTGTTGGAGCCGGTAAATGCCAGCCCCGTGATTATTGAAGATGATTGTTTAATTGGCGGGAATACCGGGGTTTATGAAGGAACAGTGGTGCGGAAGCGCGCTGTGCTGGCGGCTGGAACCGTATTGACGCGGGGGACGCCGGTGTATGACCTGGTGAAAGGCGAGATCTATAAGGCTACGGCGGAGATGCCGCTGGTCATCCCTGAAGGAGCGGTGGTGGTGCCAGGGTCGAGGGCAGTTTCGAAGGGTAAGGGCGCGGAGTGGGGGCTGAGTTTGGCGGCTCCGGTGATCGTTAAATATCGGGACGAGAAGACTGAACTTTCTCTCGTGTTAGAGGAGATCTTGCGGTAG
- the dapA gene encoding 4-hydroxy-tetrahydrodipicolinate synthase has product MELMGCGTALVTPFRGDGSVDQPALHALVTWQVESGIDFLVPCGTTGEASTLSEAEWLRAIEVVVAAAAGRVPVFAGCTHNSTHEVVARVKKLSQVHGLTGVLSANPYYNRPGQEGQYQHFKAIAEATALPVLLYNIPSRTGANLEPATVLRLAELKNVVGVKESSGNIAQITELLTTAPRRFKVFAGDDGLALPVIALGGTGLISVASNVIPGQMARMVRAALENDWADARRINRQFFRLMQAHFWEASPAPVKAVLHMLGRGEDVLRLPMVPVSDATRRRLERMVGELGMLVGVPATGEDLRMF; this is encoded by the coding sequence ATGGAATTGATGGGTTGTGGAACGGCGCTGGTGACTCCCTTTCGCGGGGACGGCAGTGTGGATCAACCTGCGCTGCATGCGCTGGTGACGTGGCAGGTCGAGAGCGGGATCGATTTTCTTGTGCCGTGCGGGACGACTGGCGAAGCTTCGACGCTGAGCGAGGCGGAGTGGCTGCGGGCGATTGAGGTCGTGGTGGCTGCGGCGGCGGGACGGGTGCCGGTGTTTGCGGGTTGCACGCACAACTCGACGCATGAAGTCGTGGCGCGAGTGAAGAAGTTGTCGCAGGTGCATGGATTGACCGGCGTTTTGTCGGCGAATCCGTACTACAACCGGCCTGGGCAGGAGGGGCAGTATCAGCACTTCAAGGCAATTGCCGAGGCGACTGCACTGCCGGTATTGCTGTACAACATTCCTTCGCGAACGGGTGCGAACCTTGAGCCTGCGACCGTGCTGCGACTGGCTGAGTTGAAGAACGTGGTTGGAGTGAAAGAATCGAGTGGAAATATCGCGCAGATTACGGAGTTGCTGACGACGGCCCCTCGGCGCTTTAAAGTTTTTGCCGGAGATGATGGGTTGGCGCTGCCGGTGATTGCATTGGGTGGAACGGGATTGATCTCGGTGGCTTCGAATGTGATTCCGGGACAGATGGCGCGGATGGTGCGAGCTGCGCTCGAGAATGATTGGGCGGATGCAAGGCGGATCAATCGGCAGTTCTTCCGGTTGATGCAGGCACACTTCTGGGAGGCTAGCCCTGCTCCGGTGAAGGCGGTGCTGCATATGCTTGGACGCGGCGAGGATGTGCTGCGGCTGCCGATGGTGCCGGTGTCGGATGCGACGCGGAGGAGGCTGGAGCGCATGGTTGGCGAACTTGGGATGCTGGTGGGTGTGCCAGCGACGGGTGAAGATCTGCGGATGTTCTAG